One Longimicrobiales bacterium genomic window, CGCTGCCTGCATCGATACCCGCTACGCGCACACCGTGATCGCGCAGCTCATGAATGCACGACAGTCCCGAACCGCCCAGTCCCACGACGCACACGTCGACGTCGGTATCACCATCCAGCGAGGGGAGCCCGGCCCAGCGACCGTCCTCCCAGACTGCGGGGGGATCCTGTGCGGACATCAGCCGGGAATGCTGTGACCGGTGTCCTCGTCCGTCTCCCGCATCGAGGAGACGGCCCACTCGGCGTCGCTGTCCTCGATCGGCACGTGCATCACACCGCCCGGAAAACGACCCTGCAGCATCACGTACTGGCGCCACAGCTCCTCGTTCGGATGCCGCCACTCATGCAGGTAGTACACGCCCTGGATGCGCGCCTGAAGCAGCTCCTTCGTGCAGCCGAAACACGGACGCATCGTCGTGTAGATCGACGCACCCTCCACCGGGATGCCGAACCGCGCGGCACTCAGCAGCGCGTTCTGCTCCGCGTGCACGCAGATGCACACGTCGTATCCGTGCGCAGCGCGATAACGATCCCGGTTCGCGCACCGCTCGCACCCGCCCTCGTCGCAGTTGCGCGTCCCCTCCGGCGTACCGTTGTACCCCGTCGAGATGATGCGGTCGTTGCGCACGAGCAGCGCGCCGACACGGTTGCCGATGCAGTTCGCCCGCCGCCGCACCGCCATGGCGATGTGCATGTAGTAGTCGATGCGGTCCGGTCGGCCGGCGTCCTTCACCACGATCATCACGTGCCTTTCGGGTAAGGGGCAGGACTGGTCAGTGTGACATGAACGCGCCGTCCGCGCCAGATGTCCCCGGTCAGCGGCGCCCCGCCCCGGCATCCGGCATGACGGCCCCTGCTTCTTGACCTCAGGTGTTGATACCTCAATACTTGAGGGCAGCAGCGCGCACCGCCTCTGTCGGGCGGCGCAGCCATGTACCCGGACAGCACGAGGAATCACGATCATGCCGAAAGCCAGTATGAACCTGCTCCAGGGCACTCTCGACCTGGTGGTGTTGAAGTCGCTGGTGTTCGGGCCGCGCCATGGCTACGAGGTCGCGCGCTGGGTGCGC contains:
- a CDS encoding dCMP deaminase family protein produces the protein MIVVKDAGRPDRIDYYMHIAMAVRRRANCIGNRVGALLVRNDRIISTGYNGTPEGTRNCDEGGCERCANRDRYRAAHGYDVCICVHAEQNALLSAARFGIPVEGASIYTTMRPCFGCTKELLQARIQGVYYLHEWRHPNEELWRQYVMLQGRFPGGVMHVPIEDSDAEWAVSSMRETDEDTGHSIPG